The following coding sequences are from one Phyllostomus discolor isolate MPI-MPIP mPhyDis1 chromosome 11, mPhyDis1.pri.v3, whole genome shotgun sequence window:
- the LOC114508876 gene encoding LOW QUALITY PROTEIN: L-lactate dehydrogenase A chain-like (The sequence of the model RefSeq protein was modified relative to this genomic sequence to represent the inferred CDS: inserted 1 base in 1 codon; substituted 1 base at 1 genomic stop codon), giving the protein MATLKDQLIVNLLKEEQTPQNKITVIEVGAVGMACAISILMKDLADELALVDVMEDKLKGEMMDLQHGSLFIRTPKIVSSKDYNVTENSKLVIITAGACQQEGESRLNLIQRNVNIFKFIIPNVVKYSPNCKLLVVSNPVDILTYVAWKISGSPKNHVIGSGCNLDSARFHYLMGERLGVYPLSCHGWVLGXHRDSSVPVWSRVNVARVSLXTLHPALGTDADKEQWKEVHKQVADSAYEVIKLKGYTSWAIGLSVEDLAESIMKNLRQVHPISTMIKGLYGIKEDVFLSVPCILGQNGISDAVKVTLTPDEEARLKKSADTLWGIQKELQF; this is encoded by the exons ATGGCAACTCTCAAAGATCAGCTGATTGTGAATCTTCTTAAGGAAGAACAAACCCCCCAGAATAAGATTACAGTCATTGAGGTTGGTGCTGTTGGCATGGCCTGTGCCATCAGCATCTTAATGAAGGACTTGGCAGATGAACTTGCTCTTGTTGATGTCATGGAAGACAAATTAAAGGGAGAGATGATGGATCTCCAACATGGCAGCCTTTTCATTAGAACACCAAAAATTGTCTCTAGCAAAGACTATAATGTGACTGAAAACTCCAAGCTGGTTATTATCACAGCTGGGGCATGTCAACAGGAGGGAGAAAGCCGTCTTAATTTGATCCAGCGTAATGTGAACATCTTTAAATTCATCATTCCTAATGTTGTAAAATACAGTCCCAACTGCAAACTGCTTGTGGTTTCCAATCCAGTGGATATCTTGACCTATGTGGCTTGGAAGATAAGTGGCTCTCCCAAAAACCATGTTATTGGAAGTGGTTGCAATCTGGATTCAGCCCGGTTCCATTACCTAAtgggggaaaggctgggagtttacCCATTAAGCTGTCATGGGTGGGTCCTTG AGCATAGAGACTCGAGTGTGCCTGTGTGGAGCAGAGTGAATGTTGCCCGCGTCTCCCTATAGACTCTGCACCCTGCCTTAGGCACCGATGCAGATAAGGAACAGTGGAAAGAAGTTCACAAACAGGTGGCTGACAGTGCTTATGAGGTGATCAAACTGAAAGGCTACACATCCTGGGCCATTGGACTGTCTGTGGAAGATTTAGCAGAAAGTATAATGAAGAATCTTAGGCAGGTGCATCCCATTTCCACCATGATCAAGGGTCTCTATGGAATAAAAGAAGACGTCTTCCTCAGTGTTCCTTGCATCTTGGGGCAGAATGGAATCTCAGATGCTGTGAAGGTGACTCTGACACCTGATGAAGAGGCCCGTTTGAAGAAGAGTGCAGATACACTGTGGGGGATCCAGAAAGAGCTGCAATTTTAA